One Dromiciops gliroides isolate mDroGli1 chromosome 3, mDroGli1.pri, whole genome shotgun sequence DNA segment encodes these proteins:
- the ERRFI1 gene encoding ERBB receptor feedback inhibitor 1 encodes MSTAGVAAQEIRVPLKTGFLRNGQAMGSLKTCWGSRRGFENNFLNIDPITMAYNLNSTTQQHLTTFGHISKSVPVNGHCFTDNCFGTPSPMKSGLPPLIISPSEHFGKSEEEHVVCGVKKLSVNGVCAASKSPPLTPVKNGPSLFSSVTSCERGSRPLPPLPISEDFSPDDTDCEVEFITSSDTELLLEDGTLPVFKYGVPGRRSFRGCGQINYAYFDAPAPEDGRQTLDQNENVQTSPLLQQSHRKLRRSHSGPAGSFNKPASRLTSHLHGASPNSDEDKPEVPPRVPIPPRPVKPDYRRWSAEVTSSTYSDEDRPPKVPPREPLSRSNSRTPSPKSLPSYLNGVMPPTQSFAPDPKYVSSKALQRQNSEGSASKGPCILPIIENGKKVSSTHYYLLPERPPYLDKYEKFFRETEESSTAGAPVQLPSGDCRTAAVTEKLDPKAKMDLEGQGKRKHLSYVVSP; translated from the exons ATGTCAACAGCGGGAGTTGCTGCTCAGGAAATCAGAGTCCCCTTAAAGACTGGATTTCTGCGGAATGGCCAAGCCATGGGAAGTCTGAAGACCTGCTGGGGAAGCCGCAGGGGATTCGAAAA caacTTTTTAAATATTGACCCAATAACCATGGCCTACAACCTGAATTCCACCACCCAGCAGCACCTAACAACCTTTG GACACATTTCAAAATCTGTCCCAGTGAATGGCCACTGCTTCACTGACAACTGTTTTGGGACTCCATCTCCAATGAAGTCCGGCTTGCCTCCTCTCATTATTTCCCCAAGTGAACACTTTGGAAAGAGTGAAGAGGAGCATGTTGTTTGTGGGGTTAAGAAACTCTCTGTGAATGGGGTTTGTGCTGCTTCCAAGAGTCCCCCCCTCACACCCGTAAAAAACGGGCCTTCCCTATTTTCCTCGGTGACTTCTTGTGAGCGGGGTTCTAGGCCCCTACCCCCTCTACCCATCTCTGAGGACTTTTCTCCGGATGACACAGACTGTGAGGTGGAATTTATAACGAGTTCAGACACAGAATTACTCTTAGAAGACGGTACACTTCCTGTCTTTAAATATGGGGTTCCAGGCAGACGCAGCTTCCGTGGGTGCGGGCAGATCAATTATGCATATTTTGACGCCCCGGCTCCCGAAGATGGGAGGCAGACATTGGACCAAAATGAAAATGTCCAAACCTCACCTCTTCTTCAGCAGTCCCACCGGAAATTACGAAGGTCCCATTCAGGACCTGCTGGATCCTTTAACAAGCCAGCCTCGAGGCTGACTAGCCACTTACATGGAGCTTCTCCTAATTCAGATGAAGACAAACCAGAAGTCCCCCCCAGGGTGCCCATCCCTCCCAGGCCAGTGAAACCAGATTACAGAAGGTGGTCAGCAGAAGTTACATCTAGCACGTACAGTGATGAAGACAGGCCTCCCAAAGTGCCCCCGAGAGAACCTTTATCACGCAGTAACTCCCGCACACCGAGTCCTAAAAGCCTCCCGTCTTACCTCAATGGGGTCATGCCCCCTACACAGAGCTTTGCCCCTGATCCCAAGTACGTCAGCAGCAAAGCCTTACAAAGACAGAACAGTGAAGGGTCCGCTAGCAAGGGGCCTTGCATTCTGCCCATcattgaaaatggaaagaaggtgAGTTCAACGCATTATTACCTGCTCCCTGAGAGGCCCCCGTATCTGGACAAATACGAGAAATTCTTTAGGGAAACAGAAGAAAGCAGTACAGCAGGTGCCCCTGTTCAGCTGCCATCCGGTGACTGCAGGACAGCTGCAGTGACAGAAAAGCTGGACCCCAAAGCTAAAATGGACCTTGAGGGACAGGGGAAACGCAAGCATTTATCCTACGTGGTTTCCCCCTGA